The genomic interval TGCGGCTCGGTGGGGGCTGATGTTCAGCGAGAGACAGGACCGCAGAAAGGCCCGCCTGGACACCCGGTCGGGTCTTTCTTGCTTTGCAGGGAAACAGAATTTTCACCAATCCGCTATATACTATTTCAAAAAACCAGGACACCAACTTAAGGGAGCTACGTTATGGACACCTTTGATGCCATCTATCAGCGTCGGGCAATCAAGCAATTTGACCCCAGTCACCGTCTGTCGAAGGAGGAAGAGGTCAAGCTTTTGAATGCCGCGATTCAGGCCCCCACAAGCTTCAATGCTCAACACTGGAGATTTGTCCTTGTTCGTGATCCTGACCTGCGCCGGAGAATCCGCACCGAGTACGGCAATGACCAGGCCCAGATGACCGATGCGTCCCTGCTCATCATTATGACGGCGGATCTCAAGGCGTGGGCGAAGGAGCCTCAGCGTTATTGGCAGAATGCTCCCAAGGAGGTTGCGGACCTTCTCGTCAACTGGATGGGCCCGTTTCATGAAGGCCGTGAATGGCTGCAGCGCGACGAGGCTCAGAGGTCGATCGGTTTGGCCATGCAGAATATCATGCTGGCTGCCAAGGCGATGGGGTATGACTCCTGCCCGATGATCGGTTTCGATATTGAAAAGGTCGCCGAACTGATCAATCTGCCTGACGACCATGTGATGGGCCCGATGGTGGCGGTCGGAAAGAAAATAAAGGACTCCTGGCCGAAACCAGGACAACTATCTCTGAACGAGGTGGTCGTCGAAGACTGTTTTTAATAATCATAGGGGCAAAAGGTTCCCAAGATTGGCGAATTGGTGGACCCCTGCAGGCGGCTTGAACACTCGTCCCCCAGGGAGCCACCCAAACATAGGCTGGCCGAGCAAGAGCCTTCAGGTCGGTGAGACCTGGAGGCTCTTGCTCGGTCCGGTTTGGGACTTTGATGCAATTGAGAAAAGGTCTCGGGAACGTTCGGGTGGGGGTGGGCTTATAGGGAAAAAGCGGGCCGCGGGATCTCTCTTCCGAGGGTGTTCAGGGGATTGCCCAAGACTTCCGCAAGTTCTGGAAAAGCTTCTTCGGAAGCGGGTCGCGGCGAGTCGGGCGAGTCAGGCCCGGCCGTGGGGGATGAGGTAGGTGGCGACGAACAGCGCTGTGGCGGCCAGCACAATGGAGGGGCCGGCGGGGGTGTCCCACCGCAGGGAGGCCAGCAGCCCGCCGGCGACGGCCAGGCAGCCGAAGCCGCTCGCGGCGGCGGCCATGGCTTCGGGAGAGCGGGCGAAGCGGCGGGCCGTGGCGGCGGGGATGATGAGCAGAGAGGTGACCAGGATCAGCCCGACGACCTTCATCATGATCGCCACGACAAGGGCCATCAGGGCGAAGAAGGCCAGCTGGACCAGGTCGACGGGCAGCCCTTCGACCCGCGCCAGGTCCTCGTGGACGGTGATCGAGACCAGCGGCCTCCAGAGCAGGAGCAAGGCCCCAAGGGCCAGCGCGCCGCCTCCGAAGATCCAGGCCAGGTCGACCCGGGTGATGGCGAGGATGTCGCCAAACAGGTAGGAGATCAGGTCAATCCGCACCGTCTCCATGAAGGCCAGGGCCACCAGCCCGAGGGAGAGGGCGCTGTGGGAGAGGATGCCGAGCAGGGTGTCGTCGGCCAGGCGCCTCTGGCGCTGGAAGAGGAAGAGCAGCAGGGCCAGGAGCTGACAGATCGCCACCACCCCGAGGGTCAGGTTGAGATGCAGCAGCAGGCCGATGGCCACCCCCAGCAGGGCGGAATGGGCAAGGGTGTCGCCGAAGTAGGCCAGCCGGCGCCACACGACGAAGGAGCCGAAGGGTCCTGCCACCGCCGCCACCCCGATCCCGCCCAGCAGGGCACGCAGCAGGAAATCATCCATGGCTCGCGCCTCCCGCCGGGAAGGCCTCCCGGTCGCCTTGCCTTCTAGCCCTCATGCTTGTGGTCCTTGTCGTGGGAGTAGATCGCCAGGTTCTGCACCGCCAGAGGTCCGAACAGTTCCAGGTAGGCGGGGTTGTGGGTGACCACCTCCGGGGTGCCGGTGCAGCAGACGTGGTGGTTCAGGCAGACCACCCGGTCGGTGGAGGCCATCACCAGGTGCAGGTCGTGGGAGACCATGAGGACTGCGCAGTTGCGCCGGTTCCGGATGCGGGTGATGAGCTGGAACAGCTCGACCTGCCCGTGGACGTCGACCCCCTGAACCGGCTCGTCCAGAACCAGCAGGTCGGGATCGCGCAGCAGGGCGCGGGCAAGGAGGATCCGCTGCAGTTAGCCCCCGGAGAGCGCCTGCAGCGGGGAGTCGGCGGTCTGGAGGGCGCCGACCTCTTCCAGGGTCGCCTCCAGGTCCTCCACGGCTCCCCGTCGGGCGAGGGATAGAAAGCGCCGGACGCTGAGGGGGAGGGTGCCGTCGATGTGAAGGCGCTGGGGCATATAGCCGATGCGCAGCCGGGGCCGGCGCCGCACCTGCCCGGCGGTCGGGGGAAGCAGCCCGAGGGCCACCCGCAGCAAGGTCGTCTTGCCGGCGCCGTTGGGGCCGATGACCGTGACGATCTCCCCGGGACTGATTGCCAGGCTGACTTGTTTCAGAACCTCGCGCCCCTGCATGCGGGCGGTGGCATTCTCTATCTCGAGCAGAAAGGTGCTGCCCATGGGCTCCTCGCGGGGGATGGCTATTCTAGCGGCAGTCGGGGCAGAGCCCCTGGATCTCCAACGTTTGCTGTTGGACTTGGAAACCCGCCGCCCGGGCGCTTCTCTCGATGGCCGCAGCGACCCCGGCCTCGTCCATTTCGACGAGGTTGTGGCAGGCGCCGCAGATCAGGAACTGGCCGGTGTGGAGGGTGCCCGGCCGGGAACAGCCCACGTAGGCGTTGAGGGAGGCCAACCGGTGTACCAGGCCGTGGGCCTGCAGGAAATCGAGGGCCCGGTAGACGGTGGGCGGTGCGGCACGGCCCTCCTCGCGCAGCATGTCGAGCAGGGCGTAGGCTCCCACCGGCCGATGGCTTTGCCAGACCAGTTCGAGCACCCGGCGGCGCAGCCTGGTGAGGCGGGTGCCGTTCTTCCTGCAGATCGATTCGGCGGCCGCCAGCGCCGCGGCGACGCACCCGGCGTGGTCGTGGTCAGCGCCGGCGAAGCGAGATGGTGAAGGGGCTGATTTCGGGGCGGCGGTCATGGCAAACGGTCCTTCCTTCCTTAGTGTTAATGTTATAACATAACAAATTGCATTGATGTCAACGAATCGACTCTTCGGAGAAAGACCATGCTCTCGACCCTCCCGCGCCTTGCCGCCCTGTGCCTTTTCTTCTTTCTGCTGACCCTGGCCCCTGCCCGGGCCGACTCCCCGCCTCGGGTGGTGGCCAGCATCCTGCCGATCCATTCCCTGGTGGCCTCGGTGATGGCCGGGGTCGGGCAGCCGACTCTCCTGGTCAAGGGCGGCGGCTCTCCCCACAGCTACGCGCTACGCCCCTCGGAGGCCCGGTCCCTGGCCCGGGCGGATCTGGTCGTCTGGGTCGGCCCCGAACTGGAGAGTTTTCTGGAAAAGCCTCTTTCGAGCCTGGGCGGCGGGGCGAAACTCCTGACCCTTGCCTCAGCCCTCGAGGGGGAACTGCTGGCTGCGCGCGAGGGGGGAGGCTGGGAGGAAGGCGGGTCCCACGCCAAGTCCCACCATGGCCACGGTCACGGCGCCACCGACCCCCACTTCTGGCTCGATCCCCGGCTGGCGGGGCGGGTCGCCGGCCTTCTGGCGGAGGCCCTCGGCGAGGCCGACCCGGCGCACCGCGAGCGTTACAGGGAAAACGGCGCCGCTCTGGTGGAGAGACTGGAAGGGCTTTATGTCGAGATGCAGGAGAGGATCGCCCCGGTGCGGGAGGTTCCCTACGTCGTATTTCACGATGCCTTTCAGTACCTGGAGCGGACCTTCGAGCTGCGGGCGGCCGGCGCCCTTACCATCAACCCCGACCGGAAGCCGGGTGCCCGCAGGTTGCGGGAGATCCGGGCGGAAATCCGACGCCTTGAGGCACGCTGCGTCTTCAGCGAGCCCCAGTTCGAACCCCGCCTGGTGGCCGCGGTGATCGAGGGGACGGGGGCGCGCAGCGGAGAGCTCGACCCCCTCGGCGCAAAGCTTTCTCCCGGTCCGGAGGCCTACTTCGAGCTTCTGCGCCGCCTGGCCGCCTCCCTGGAGGAAGGCCTCCTGCCCGCCCAGCCCTGATTCTTTAGACGTGGTTGCGCAGCTGCAGTTCCACGGGGTGGGGGTCGAGGTAGACCTGCTCCCGGAGGTAGGGCTGGTCGTACTTGCGCACGAAGTGTTTGAGCAGGGTCACCGGGACGATCAGGGGCAGGATGCCTTCCTGGTAGCGGGCGACGATCTCCAGGACCTCCTGCTTCTCGTCGGCCGTCAATTCCTTCTTAAAATAGCCGAGCATGTGCTGCAGGACGTTGACGTGGTTGCTGACCGTGGCCTTCTGGCGCATGGCATTCATCAGCTGCTCCTGATAGGCGCCCAGCAGTTCATCCAGAGGCAGCTCCTTTGCCGTCGCAACGAGTTCTCCCATCTCGCGGTAGAGCTCGGGGCTGTGGGCGAGGATCAGCAGCTTGTGGCGGGTGTGGAAGGCGACCAGGCCGCCGCGGCTCCGGTCGGTCGCCAGAGTGTCCCTCCAGCGCTTGAAGGTAAAGAGGCTCTCGATGAAGTTCTCCCGCAGCCTCGGGTCGTGCAGCCGGCCGTCCTCCTCCACCGGCACCAGCGGGAAGTGCTCCATGAAGACCCGGGCGAAGATCCCCACCCCCCCCTTTTGCGGCACCCCGTTGCGATCGTAGAGTTTGACCCGCTCCATGCCGCTCGAGGGGGAGCGGCTCTTGAAGACGAAGCCGCACAAGTCCTCCTTTTCCAGCTCCATGGCCCGCTTCTCAGCCCAGTCGGTCATCTTGTCGGTGATGTCCTCGCCGCCCTGGGAGAAGACCAGCCGCGGCCGCTCCGGGTCCCCCACCAGGCGCAGAGTCGGCCGCGGCGTCGGCAGGCCGAGTTCCACTTCGGGGCAGACCGGCACGAATTGGACGTACTGGCCGAGAGTGTCTCTCAGGTAGCGGTCGAGGGCGTGGCCGCCGTCGTAGCGGACCGGTTCCCCGAGCATGCAGGCGCTGACGCCGAGTTTGATCCTTTCCATACATCCTCCTGCTGCCTCCGGCTGAAGTCGTCGTTAGGGACAATGGCGAGGCTGGGGTCCAGTTTAGCAGACGGGCCGGGTTTGGCCATGCCGGGGGGGGGATTCGGTAGGCGCCCGGGCCTAGGAAAGGGTGGCGGGGCGGGAGTCGAGCATGAGCCGGATGGCTTCGGTCTGGCCGGCGGAGAGGCCGGCAAACTTGGCCCCGATTCCGGGCACGGCCAGCGATTTGCCCCAGGGGATGTGTCTGCAGATCTCTACCCGGATCGGGGTGCGTTCCTCGAACTCGAGGATTTGGATCCAGGCGGTTTCGGTCCCTTCCCATCTCCTGGTCGAGTACAGGAAGCATCCGCCCCGGGCTATGTCCATGGTGACCGTTTTTTCTGTGTCTTCGGCAGGGAAATCCTCTCTCGGCGACAACAGCACATTAAAGTGAAGGCCGATTCGCGGGTTCCTGCGGATGCCTCTTGCCTTGAAGGGCAGGCAGTGGGAGGTTATGAATTCTTCGACGGAGATGCCCTGGTTGGTGCTTAACAGCAGAGCTCGCACGTTTTCCCCCTGCCCCCCCCGTTTCAGGCGGATAGTCGGAAAGATCTCCAGGATGTCCTGCACCCGGGCCCTTTCTGAATGGCTGGCCTTGATGCCGGTCACCACGTCGAGCAACAGTCCGTTGTAGGGGGTCTGGACAAGCGCCCGGTGGATGTCGGCCAGGCTGGAGACGGAGTCGCAACAGGCTCCCGCGCTTTCCGCCGCCCGCCGGTAAGCGGCGCAGGCCTCTTCATTGTCCGATATGATCAAAACCCGGATGTTCATGTGGGCAGGCCCTCCCGACCTCTTCCGTCCTTTTGCGAAGCCGATACCATAGCGGGGAGGGTAGGTGAAATCAAGTGGTTATGGGGGGGCGATTGGCGTGCGCCTCCGCGGACCGGTCCCCCCGGGCAGGCAGGCGCTGACCGCCATGTGAAGCCCGATCCCCCTGGCAGTCTTTCTTCGAGCCTCTTTATTTCCGTTGGCCAAGTCCTTTACCCCCCAGTAGGGCCTCCACCCTCATTCTTTGTCCGGGGAGCAGATTCAGGAAGGCGACCCCGAGGCCGGGGAGTTTTTTTCCGGCTCCCCACGGTCTGTGCATGCGGACCTCGACCTCCATCGGCGTGTCGTCGTCAAGCTCCATGATCCGGACCCAGGCCCGGCTTCCAACCTCCCAGGGAGAACTGCTGATAATGAAGCACCCTCCTTCGGAAAGGTCCAGAGTGTTGGTCTTCTCCGTAGCTTCGGGGGGGAAGTCGGGGCGGTTCGAGAGCAGGACGCTGAAGTACGTCGTCATCCGTTGAGCCTGGCGCAGGGGGCGGGCGCGCCAGGGGCGGCAGTAGCGGTCGATGAAGTCGGTCAGGGGGGCGCCGGGGTCGAGTTGCCCGCCGGCCACAATCGCCCGGACCTGTTGTCGCTCGGGGAGCCAGCGCAGGCGGACGGTGGGATAGATATCCTGAACCTTGCTGACCAGTTTCTTTGCGGCGGCATCGGAGCGCACCAGGGTGGGCAGGTCGAGGAGGAGGCCGTTGAAGGCCGTCTTCTCCAGGGTCCGGCGCAGGCCCTCCAACGATTCCAGGGTTTCGCAGGCGATTTCACTTTCGGCAACCGCCTGTAAATACCCTTCTCGCGCCTGCCGGTCGGCTGCGACCAAGAGGACTCGTGTTGTCATTGTGAACCTCCTTCTTCTTTCATCGACAGGATGACGGGATAATTTTACCAGAAACGGTTCTGGCCAGTCTCTATCCGGGGGGGTAGAATGGAGTTTCAGAGTCGCCAAACTTTTCGAACGGAAGGTTTCAACATGCAGAAGGTCCCGATTTCGCGCATCCGCGAGGTCAACCTCGCTCCGTTGAGGCAGGAGGGGGGGTACGTCCTCTACTGGATGATTGCCAGCCGGAGAACGAGGTGGAGTTTCGCCCTGCAGCGCGCGGTGGAGATGGCGACCGAACTGAACCGCCCCCTGGTGGTGCTCGAGCCCCTGCGCTGCTGCTACCCCTACGCCAGCGACCGCCTGCACGCCTTCATCCTGCAGGGGATGGCAGAGAACGCCCGCAGCCTGGCGGCCCGCCAGGTCCTCTATCATCCCTACGTCGAGCCGGAGGCGGGGGAGGGCAAGGGCCTTCTTCTGACCCTGGCGGAGCGGGCCTGCCTGGTCGTCACCGACGATTACCCCGCTTTTTTTCTCCCCCGCATGGTCGCCGCCGCGGCGGCCAAGCTGGCGGTTCGTCTGGAGGCGATCGACGGCAACGGCCTGCTCCCCCTTCACGCCGCCGATCACGACTACCCGACGGCCTACGCCTTCCGGCGCTTTTTGCAGAAGGTTCTGCCAAAATATCTTTTGGAATTCCCCGTGGAGGACCCCCTGCAGGGGGGGACGCTCCCTGACCCTCCGAAGCTCCCCGCGGAGGTTCTCCGCCGCTGGCCGGGTGCCGGAAAAGAGCTGCTGGCCGCATCGCGCCGGGTCCTGGCCCGCATGCCGATCGATCACTCCGTTCACACCGCTCCGGCCCGGGGGGGCTCCCGGGAGGGTGTGAAAGCCCTGCGCCGCTTTCTGGAGAAGCGGCTGGCGCGCTACTCTGAGGAGCGCAACGAGCCGGAGGCGGAGGTCACAAGCGGCCTCTCTCCTTACCTGCACTTCGGCCACGTCTACGTCCACCAGGTTTTCGCCGAACTGGCCGAGGCCGAGGGCTGGTCCCCCGATCTCCTGGGGCCCGATACGCGGGGCAAGCGCACGGGCTGGTGGGGGATGGGCGTGGCGGCAGAGGCCTTCCTCGATCAGGTCGTCACCTGGCGCGAGCTCGGCTTCAACATGTGCACTTTCCGGGATGATTATGCCGCCTACGCCTCTTTGCCCGAGTGGGCGCGGCGGACCCTGGAGGAACACCGCGGGGATCCCCGTCCCGTCGCCTATACCCGGCAGGAGCTGGAGGCCGGGAAAACCCGCTACCCCCTGTGGAACGCGGCGCAGATGCAGCTGGTGCGGGAGGGGCGGCTGCATAACTACCTGCGCATGCTGTGGGGCAAGAAGATTCTCGAGTGGACTCCGTCGCCGCAGGATGCGCTGGAGACGATGATCGCGTTCAACGATCGGTATGCCCTGGACGGGCGCGATCCCAACTCCTACAGCGGCATCCTCTGGTGCCTTGGCCGTTACGATCGCGCCTGGGGACCGGAACGGCCGATCTTTGGAAAGATCCGCTACATGAGCTCGGAGAACACCGCCCGAAAGGTGCGGGTGAAGGGCTACCTGGAAAAGTACAGGCCGTGAAAGTCACCTTCCTCTGTACCCGCGCCTATATCGACGCGTCCAATCCACTTCACCGGAGGCACAGCGCCCTTCTTCTCGCCAACGGCGGGGGGCGGGTGCTGGTCGACTGCGGCCTCGATTGGGCCGAGGCGCTCCCCGGCCTGCATCCCGAAGCGGTCGTCCTCACCCACGCCCACGCCGACCACTCAGGCGGGCTCGCATCCGGTGCTCCCTGCCCGGTCTACGCCACCGCCGCGACCTGGGAGGCCATCGCCGACTATCCCCTGGCCGAGCGGGAGACCGTCGAACCCCGCCGCCCCTTCAGCCTCTGCGGCATGCTCTTCGAGGCGTTCGCGCTACGGCATTCCCTGCGCGCCCCGGCGGTAGGTTATCGGATCAGGGCCGGAGAAACCTCCCTTTTCTACGCCCCGGACCTGGCGGCTATCGACGAGCGGCGGGAGGCCCTGGCGGGGGTTGATCTGTACATCGGGGACGGCTCGGCCCTCCACGACGGTCTGCTGCGCGTCGAGGAGGAGACTCTCTGCGGCCACGCCCCGGTGGCCACCCAGCTCGGCTGGTGCGCCCGGGAGGGAGTGCAGAGGGTGCTTTTCACCCACTGCGGGGAGGCGATCGTCCCCGGGGAGGAGGCGGTCCTGGCCGAGGAGGTCGCCGCAGAGGCCCTGCAGCGAGGGGTGCTGGCGATTTTCGCCCACGACGGCATGGAGATCGAACTGCACTGAGGGGATAGGGGAGAGTGCGAAGTGGGAGCCTTTGATGCCTCCCTGAAAATCTTTCAGTCAAAAGCTCGTAAAAGGGCGGTGATCATATCATTTTCACCACCTGCCTCGCGGCGGTCTGTACCGGGTCCCACACCGGCGAGTAGGGGGGCGCGTAGGAGAGGTCGAGGTCGATGAGCTGGGCGGCGGTCATGCCGGCGTGGAGCGCGGTGGCGAGGATGTCGATCCGCTTGGCC from Desulfuromonas sp. carries:
- a CDS encoding metal ABC transporter permease; its protein translation is MDDFLLRALLGGIGVAAVAGPFGSFVVWRRLAYFGDTLAHSALLGVAIGLLLHLNLTLGVVAICQLLALLLFLFQRQRRLADDTLLGILSHSALSLGLVALAFMETVRIDLISYLFGDILAITRVDLAWIFGGGALALGALLLLWRPLVSITVHEDLARVEGLPVDLVQLAFFALMALVVAIMMKVVGLILVTSLLIIPAATARRFARSPEAMAAAASGFGCLAVAGGLLASLRWDTPAGPSIVLAATALFVATYLIPHGRA
- a CDS encoding deoxyribodipyrimidine photolyase; its protein translation is MQKVPISRIREVNLAPLRQEGGYVLYWMIASRRTRWSFALQRAVEMATELNRPLVVLEPLRCCYPYASDRLHAFILQGMAENARSLAARQVLYHPYVEPEAGEGKGLLLTLAERACLVVTDDYPAFFLPRMVAAAAAKLAVRLEAIDGNGLLPLHAADHDYPTAYAFRRFLQKVLPKYLLEFPVEDPLQGGTLPDPPKLPAEVLRRWPGAGKELLAASRRVLARMPIDHSVHTAPARGGSREGVKALRRFLEKRLARYSEERNEPEAEVTSGLSPYLHFGHVYVHQVFAELAEAEGWSPDLLGPDTRGKRTGWWGMGVAAEAFLDQVVTWRELGFNMCTFRDDYAAYASLPEWARRTLEEHRGDPRPVAYTRQELEAGKTRYPLWNAAQMQLVREGRLHNYLRMLWGKKILEWTPSPQDALETMIAFNDRYALDGRDPNSYSGILWCLGRYDRAWGPERPIFGKIRYMSSENTARKVRVKGYLEKYRP
- a CDS encoding zinc ABC transporter substrate-binding protein, with the protein product MLSTLPRLAALCLFFFLLTLAPARADSPPRVVASILPIHSLVASVMAGVGQPTLLVKGGGSPHSYALRPSEARSLARADLVVWVGPELESFLEKPLSSLGGGAKLLTLASALEGELLAAREGGGWEEGGSHAKSHHGHGHGATDPHFWLDPRLAGRVAGLLAEALGEADPAHRERYRENGAALVERLEGLYVEMQERIAPVREVPYVVFHDAFQYLERTFELRAAGALTINPDRKPGARRLREIRAEIRRLEARCVFSEPQFEPRLVAAVIEGTGARSGELDPLGAKLSPGPEAYFELLRRLAASLEEGLLPAQP
- a CDS encoding transcriptional repressor, which encodes MTAAPKSAPSPSRFAGADHDHAGCVAAALAAAESICRKNGTRLTRLRRRVLELVWQSHRPVGAYALLDMLREEGRAAPPTVYRALDFLQAHGLVHRLASLNAYVGCSRPGTLHTGQFLICGACHNLVEMDEAGVAAAIERSARAAGFQVQQQTLEIQGLCPDCR
- a CDS encoding MBL fold metallo-hydrolase; the protein is MKVTFLCTRAYIDASNPLHRRHSALLLANGGGRVLVDCGLDWAEALPGLHPEAVVLTHAHADHSGGLASGAPCPVYATAATWEAIADYPLAERETVEPRRPFSLCGMLFEAFALRHSLRAPAVGYRIRAGETSLFYAPDLAAIDERREALAGVDLYIGDGSALHDGLLRVEEETLCGHAPVATQLGWCAREGVQRVLFTHCGEAIVPGEEAVLAEEVAAEALQRGVLAIFAHDGMEIELH
- a CDS encoding response regulator, translating into MNIRVLIISDNEEACAAYRRAAESAGACCDSVSSLADIHRALVQTPYNGLLLDVVTGIKASHSERARVQDILEIFPTIRLKRGGQGENVRALLLSTNQGISVEEFITSHCLPFKARGIRRNPRIGLHFNVLLSPREDFPAEDTEKTVTMDIARGGCFLYSTRRWEGTETAWIQILEFEERTPIRVEICRHIPWGKSLAVPGIGAKFAGLSAGQTEAIRLMLDSRPATLS
- a CDS encoding nitroreductase family protein — its product is MDTFDAIYQRRAIKQFDPSHRLSKEEEVKLLNAAIQAPTSFNAQHWRFVLVRDPDLRRRIRTEYGNDQAQMTDASLLIIMTADLKAWAKEPQRYWQNAPKEVADLLVNWMGPFHEGREWLQRDEAQRSIGLAMQNIMLAAKAMGYDSCPMIGFDIEKVAELINLPDDHVMGPMVAVGKKIKDSWPKPGQLSLNEVVVEDCF
- a CDS encoding PilZ domain-containing protein codes for the protein MTTRVLLVAADRQAREGYLQAVAESEIACETLESLEGLRRTLEKTAFNGLLLDLPTLVRSDAAAKKLVSKVQDIYPTVRLRWLPERQQVRAIVAGGQLDPGAPLTDFIDRYCRPWRARPLRQAQRMTTYFSVLLSNRPDFPPEATEKTNTLDLSEGGCFIISSSPWEVGSRAWVRIMELDDDTPMEVEVRMHRPWGAGKKLPGLGVAFLNLLPGQRMRVEALLGGKGLGQRK
- a CDS encoding DUF523 and DUF1722 domain-containing protein; the encoded protein is MERIKLGVSACMLGEPVRYDGGHALDRYLRDTLGQYVQFVPVCPEVELGLPTPRPTLRLVGDPERPRLVFSQGGEDITDKMTDWAEKRAMELEKEDLCGFVFKSRSPSSGMERVKLYDRNGVPQKGGVGIFARVFMEHFPLVPVEEDGRLHDPRLRENFIESLFTFKRWRDTLATDRSRGGLVAFHTRHKLLILAHSPELYREMGELVATAKELPLDELLGAYQEQLMNAMRQKATVSNHVNVLQHMLGYFKKELTADEKQEVLEIVARYQEGILPLIVPVTLLKHFVRKYDQPYLREQVYLDPHPVELQLRNHV